Proteins encoded by one window of Rubrobacter indicoceani:
- the purM gene encoding phosphoribosylformylglycinamidine cyclo-ligase — protein sequence MSGPGNSYEAAGVSLERGEKSVELMQDAVRRTHDGNVLGAAGGFAGLYALGGYREPVLASTIDGVGTKVMVANALGKHASLGHDIVNHCANDVLTSGARPHIFLDYLASSRLDPEAVSETVRGAAEACEKLGIALVGGETAEMPGVYSGGEFDIVGVCVGAAERSALVTGETVRPGDAVIGLASSGLHTNGYTLARKAVSDAGLSMSEAHELLPGSITIGEAYVEPHRAYVDEVFALREEVEVRGMAHITGGGLPGNLPRCLNGLGARLDPSSWPEPGVFGFIRSAGKVSGDEMRRVFNLGVGFCVVVRERDAGRSAELLNDLGCPAWRIGTVTERAGVLFV from the coding sequence GTGAGCGGCCCCGGCAACTCCTACGAGGCCGCCGGTGTCTCCCTGGAGCGCGGGGAGAAGAGCGTTGAGTTGATGCAGGATGCGGTGCGCCGGACGCACGACGGGAACGTTCTCGGGGCGGCGGGCGGCTTCGCCGGGCTGTACGCGCTGGGCGGTTACAGGGAACCCGTCCTCGCCTCGACGATAGACGGCGTCGGGACCAAGGTGATGGTGGCGAACGCGCTGGGCAAGCACGCCTCGCTCGGTCACGACATCGTTAACCACTGCGCAAACGACGTGCTAACGAGCGGGGCGAGGCCGCACATCTTTCTCGACTACCTCGCAAGCTCTCGCCTCGACCCCGAAGCCGTCTCCGAGACCGTCCGCGGGGCGGCCGAAGCCTGCGAGAAGCTTGGAATTGCCCTTGTCGGCGGGGAGACGGCGGAGATGCCGGGGGTGTACTCCGGCGGGGAGTTCGACATCGTCGGGGTGTGCGTTGGCGCGGCGGAGCGGAGCGCGCTCGTGACCGGGGAAACCGTGCGCCCCGGCGACGCCGTTATAGGACTCGCGTCGAGTGGCCTGCATACAAACGGATACACGCTCGCCCGGAAGGCTGTCTCGGATGCGGGGCTGTCGATGTCCGAAGCGCACGAGCTTCTTCCCGGCTCGATAACGATAGGCGAGGCGTACGTCGAGCCGCACCGGGCTTACGTGGATGAGGTATTCGCGCTTCGTGAAGAGGTCGAGGTGCGGGGGATGGCGCACATCACCGGCGGGGGACTGCCGGGGAACCTGCCGCGCTGCCTGAACGGGCTTGGGGCGCGGCTCGATCCCTCGTCGTGGCCCGAGCCGGGGGTGTTCGGTTTCATCCGCTCGGCCGGGAAGGTCTCCGGGGACGAGATGCGCCGGGTCTTCAACCTCGGGGTCGGGTTCTGTGTGGTGGTGAGGGAGAGAGACGCGGGCCGGAGCGCAGAGCTTCTGAACGACCTCGGATGCCCGGCCTGGCGCATCGGGACGGTGACGGAGAGAGCCGGGGTCCTGTTTGTCTGA
- the purN gene encoding phosphoribosylglycinamide formyltransferase, whose translation MSETLPAGARFAVLASGSGSNLQALLDAYPENVAVVGGDRAGAFAFRRAKKAGVPVVHLDPGDYRTREDFDREFAGRIAAYDVSLVVGAGYMRILSPVFLARFPAVLNVHPSLLPAFRGLDAPGQALRAGVEQTGVSVHFMVEEVDAGPVVAQEAVPVLPGDTRETLLERMHPVEHRLLVGAVRDHFQGKSGF comes from the coding sequence TTGTCTGAGACGCTCCCCGCCGGGGCGCGGTTCGCCGTGCTTGCATCGGGTTCCGGCTCCAACCTTCAGGCCCTTCTCGACGCCTACCCGGAGAACGTCGCGGTCGTCGGGGGGGACCGGGCCGGGGCGTTCGCGTTCAGGCGGGCGAAAAAGGCCGGGGTTCCGGTGGTGCACCTCGATCCCGGAGACTACAGAACCCGCGAGGACTTCGACCGGGAGTTTGCCGGACGCATCGCCGCTTACGACGTGTCGCTCGTTGTGGGGGCGGGGTATATGAGGATTCTCTCGCCCGTCTTTCTCGCCCGCTTCCCGGCGGTCCTGAACGTGCACCCGTCGCTGCTCCCGGCTTTTCGGGGCCTCGACGCGCCGGGGCAGGCGCTTCGGGCCGGGGTCGAGCAGACGGGCGTCAGCGTCCACTTCATGGTCGAGGAGGTGGATGCGGGTCCGGTGGTGGCTCAGGAGGCCGTGCCGGTCCTGCCGGGGGATACGCGGGAGACGCTTCTGGAGCGGATGCACCCGGTGGAGCACCGGCTCCTCGTCGGGGCGGTCAGGGATCATTTTCAGGGAAAGTCCGGTTTTTGA
- the purH gene encoding bifunctional phosphoribosylaminoimidazolecarboxamide formyltransferase/IMP cyclohydrolase, whose translation MTEGATAGKVESTSRRALISVSDKTGVVGFARILSEIGFEIVSTGGTARAISGAGIPVTKVADVTGAPEILDGRVKTLHPKVHGGLLADRRNPDHVRELEEQSITPVDLVCINLYPFEQTVAGDPSEDEALENIDIGGPAMLRASAKNFHSVTVVPGPEYYEEVLRELEDGEVSLKTRRRLAQATFRRTAEYDAAISAWMSRDGSEAHLPDTLSLRYEKSLDLRYGENPHQSAAYYSESDGEHLLSGVEKLQGKDLSFNNLYDVDAARKLLAEFAGEPAAVIIKHANPCGAAVGETLADAYEKALASDPVSAFGGIVALNRELDGDLASKIAKIFTEVLIAPSFTPEAREVFAAKPNAVLLEAGELAQPSVFYKPVTGGLLVQDADVVEDSSGYRVVTTDRPSDEQMRDLLFAWRVARHVKSNAIVLAKDGATVGVGAGQMSRVDSSKIAIKKAGEKVRGAVAASDAFFPFADGVEVLTDAGVAAIAEPGGSKRDREVIEAADAAGAAMIFTGRRHFLH comes from the coding sequence ATGACGGAGGGTGCTACGGCGGGGAAGGTAGAGAGCACGTCGAGGCGGGCGCTTATAAGCGTCTCGGACAAGACGGGCGTGGTCGGGTTCGCCAGGATACTGTCCGAGATCGGCTTTGAGATCGTCTCGACCGGCGGGACGGCGCGGGCGATCTCCGGGGCCGGAATCCCGGTCACGAAGGTCGCGGACGTAACGGGCGCGCCGGAGATTCTGGACGGAAGGGTGAAGACGCTACACCCGAAGGTCCACGGCGGCCTCCTCGCCGACCGGCGCAACCCGGATCACGTCCGCGAGCTGGAGGAGCAGTCCATCACCCCGGTAGACCTGGTCTGCATAAACCTCTACCCGTTCGAGCAGACCGTCGCCGGAGACCCCTCCGAAGACGAAGCGCTAGAGAACATAGACATCGGCGGCCCGGCGATGCTTCGGGCCTCGGCAAAGAACTTCCACTCCGTGACCGTCGTCCCGGGGCCGGAGTACTACGAGGAAGTCCTGCGCGAGCTCGAAGACGGCGAGGTCTCGCTAAAGACGCGCCGCAGGCTCGCGCAGGCGACCTTCCGCCGGACCGCCGAGTACGATGCGGCGATCTCTGCCTGGATGTCCCGGGACGGCTCGGAGGCGCACCTCCCCGATACCCTCTCGCTGCGCTACGAGAAGTCCCTCGACCTGCGCTACGGCGAGAACCCGCACCAGAGCGCGGCCTACTACTCGGAGAGCGACGGCGAACACCTTCTCTCCGGCGTAGAGAAGCTTCAGGGCAAGGACCTCTCGTTCAACAACCTCTACGACGTGGACGCGGCCCGCAAGCTCCTTGCGGAATTCGCGGGGGAACCGGCGGCCGTGATCATCAAACATGCCAACCCGTGCGGCGCGGCGGTCGGAGAGACGCTCGCAGATGCGTACGAAAAGGCCCTTGCCTCCGATCCGGTCTCGGCGTTCGGTGGCATCGTCGCCCTGAACCGGGAGCTCGATGGCGATCTCGCATCAAAGATTGCAAAAATCTTCACCGAAGTGCTCATCGCCCCTTCCTTCACCCCCGAAGCCCGCGAGGTCTTCGCCGCCAAGCCGAACGCCGTCTTGCTGGAGGCCGGAGAACTGGCTCAGCCGTCGGTGTTCTACAAGCCGGTAACGGGCGGGCTTCTCGTGCAGGACGCCGACGTCGTCGAGGATTCCTCGGGGTACAGGGTCGTGACGACAGACAGGCCCTCGGACGAGCAGATGCGCGATCTGCTCTTTGCGTGGCGGGTAGCCAGACACGTCAAGAGCAACGCGATAGTGCTGGCGAAAGACGGTGCGACGGTCGGGGTCGGGGCGGGTCAGATGAGCCGGGTTGATTCCTCGAAGATAGCTATAAAGAAAGCCGGGGAGAAGGTGCGCGGCGCGGTCGCCGCCTCGGATGCGTTCTTTCCGTTCGCCGATGGGGTGGAGGTCCTGACGGACGCCGGGGTCGCGGCGATCGCCGAACCCGGCGGCTCGAAGCGCGACAGGGAAGTCATAGAGGCCGCCGACGCCGCCGGAGCCGCGATGATCTTCACCGGACGCCGACACTTCCTGCACTAG
- a CDS encoding patatin-like phospholipase family protein — MVADGRRVAVACQGGGSHTAFTAGVLRRLLAEDDVEIVGLSGASGGAVCALLVHYGLLTGGRGVAGELLRGFWEANSVGGGPGAFFNFAAVQAQRVEATVGVTPAMDPYLVPERAREGLSRLLGSQVDFGRLAGLAGGSPRLFVGAVEVLSGEERAFDSDAGEITLEAVLASCAVPSLFRAVRVGEGLYWDGLFSQNPPLRGLPETGCDEIWVVQIDPKSREAEPRNSAEILDRRNQLAANLSLEQEVNSIETINRLVDRGSLVGERYRRIPVRRIPLERNLDSASKTDRDRDFILGLFDEGERAAEAFLGRLEAAGPGAPSGPERPPEKRRASPGFGGWVAAFVETLLQKATSVFGGSRSGDAG, encoded by the coding sequence ATGGTAGCTGACGGGCGGCGGGTTGCGGTTGCGTGTCAGGGCGGGGGGAGTCATACGGCGTTCACGGCGGGGGTGTTGCGGCGTCTTCTGGCCGAGGACGATGTGGAGATAGTGGGGTTGAGCGGGGCTTCCGGGGGTGCGGTGTGTGCGCTTCTGGTGCATTACGGGTTGTTGACCGGGGGACGGGGGGTTGCCGGGGAGTTGCTGCGGGGGTTCTGGGAGGCGAACTCGGTCGGGGGCGGGCCGGGGGCGTTCTTTAACTTCGCGGCGGTTCAGGCTCAGCGGGTGGAGGCGACCGTCGGGGTCACGCCCGCGATGGACCCTTATCTCGTGCCGGAGCGGGCTCGGGAGGGTTTAAGCCGGTTGCTGGGGTCGCAGGTTGATTTTGGACGTCTGGCGGGGCTTGCGGGCGGTTCTCCGAGGCTGTTTGTCGGGGCGGTGGAGGTTCTGAGCGGGGAAGAGCGGGCGTTTGACTCCGACGCCGGGGAGATCACGCTCGAAGCCGTTCTCGCTTCGTGCGCGGTGCCGAGTTTGTTTCGGGCGGTGCGGGTCGGGGAGGGGCTTTACTGGGACGGGCTGTTCTCGCAGAACCCGCCGCTTCGGGGTTTGCCGGAGACTGGGTGTGATGAGATCTGGGTCGTGCAGATAGACCCGAAGAGCCGGGAGGCGGAGCCGAGAAACTCTGCCGAGATCCTTGACCGCAGAAACCAGCTTGCGGCGAACCTGTCTCTTGAGCAGGAGGTGAACTCCATAGAGACCATAAACCGACTTGTGGATCGGGGGAGCCTCGTCGGGGAGCGGTACCGTCGGATACCGGTCAGAAGGATACCGCTCGAAAGAAACCTCGACTCCGCCTCCAAGACGGACCGGGACCGGGACTTCATACTCGGGCTGTTCGACGAGGGCGAGCGCGCGGCGGAGGCGTTTCTCGGACGACTTGAAGCGGCGGGGCCGGGGGCTCCGTCCGGACCGGAGAGGCCCCCGGAGAAGAGGCGGGCGAGCCCCGGCTTCGGGGGATGGGTGGCGGCTTTCGTTGAAACGCTCCTGCAGAAAGCCACGAGCGTGTTCGGCGGGTCCAGGTCCGGTGACGCCGGATAG
- a CDS encoding sulfotransferase codes for MKSAVSAVARRFGAEEKLREISVKARRFRVGFEEPKVLPENMVWVFGTGRSGSTWISRMMRDLSGFALWNEPLVGHMIGHLYHQRGSEIQHLRNFMFGGDESLWLPPLREYILSAATAKYPQNAGESRRYLVVKEPHGSIGADLISRALPESRMVLLVRDPRDVTASKLDAHRPDGWARKGRLYSDLSGDETKYVTARAEGYAVDMDNAHRAYRVHPGPKATVRYEDVRAEPEEHLRRLLEELRLPVRPADIAATVRKHDWSKVPEAEKGRGKIRRKARPGGWQEDLTEEQILAVESATAKYLDLYYPDFPRMQPGGVA; via the coding sequence TTGAAAAGCGCGGTAAGTGCGGTCGCCCGGAGGTTCGGGGCGGAGGAAAAGCTGAGGGAGATCTCCGTCAAAGCCCGGCGGTTCAGGGTGGGTTTCGAGGAGCCGAAGGTGCTGCCCGAGAACATGGTCTGGGTTTTCGGGACGGGGCGGAGCGGGAGCACCTGGATCTCGCGCATGATGCGCGACCTGAGCGGGTTTGCGCTGTGGAACGAGCCGCTCGTGGGGCACATGATCGGCCACCTCTACCATCAGCGCGGATCGGAGATACAGCACCTGCGCAACTTCATGTTCGGCGGCGACGAGTCGCTGTGGCTGCCGCCGCTCCGGGAGTATATCCTCTCCGCCGCGACCGCGAAATATCCCCAGAACGCCGGGGAGTCCAGACGGTACCTTGTCGTCAAGGAGCCGCACGGCTCCATCGGGGCCGACCTTATAAGCCGTGCCCTGCCGGAGAGCCGGATGGTTCTGCTTGTGCGCGACCCGAGGGACGTAACCGCCTCCAAGCTCGACGCCCACAGGCCGGACGGCTGGGCCAGAAAAGGGCGACTCTACAGCGACCTGAGCGGCGACGAGACAAAGTACGTAACGGCCCGGGCCGAGGGGTACGCCGTGGACATGGACAACGCTCATCGGGCCTACCGAGTTCATCCCGGACCGAAAGCCACCGTTCGCTACGAAGACGTAAGGGCCGAGCCGGAAGAGCATCTGAGGAGGCTCCTCGAAGAACTGCGGCTCCCGGTCAGGCCCGCCGACATAGCGGCGACTGTCCGCAAGCACGACTGGTCAAAGGTACCGGAGGCCGAGAAGGGGCGGGGCAAGATCCGCCGCAAGGCCCGGCCCGGCGGCTGGCAGGAGGATCTGACCGAAGAGCAGATCCTCGCCGTCGAGAGCGCGACCGCAAAGTACCTCGACCTGTACTACCCGGACTTCCCCCGGATGCAGCCCGGCGGGGTCGCTTGA